The Candidatus Sphingomonas colombiensis genome contains the following window.
GCAGGCCGACAGCAAGCGGCGCGCCGTCTCCCGTCGAGCAACGCGTCGTCCTGCGCGAGGGCGGCCGTGTGATCCATGTCCGTCCGATCGACATTGCGGCGGTATCATCGGCTGGAAATTACGTGGAATATCATCTGATAGATGGTCGCAAGCCACTCATCCGCGCGACCTTGTCCGCGTGCGAGCGCGAGTTGCTCCCCGCCGGTTTCGTGCGGGTCCACCGTTCCTGGCTGGTCAATAGCCGGCTTATCCGAGAGATCGAACCCGCCGGCAGCGGCGACCGGCGCTTATTCCTTGCCGGAGGCGTGGAGGCCCCGCTCTCGCGTCGCTTCACCGATCGTTTCAACGCTGCGTTGGCCGACGCGCATCGATCGCCGGATACGGGCGATGCTGAGAAGGCTCCCCTTCCGCTTTAGAGCGCCTCACCCATCGCGTGGATCGGGAAGCGCGAGGTGGTAAGCTCAAGCCAGCGTCAAGCCGCCATCGATATCGATGATGGCCCCGGTCAAATATGTGTTCACCGCACAGGCCAATATCTGAAAGGCCACCTCCTCTGGTCGCCCGACGCGCGTCATCGGCGGATTGGCTGGCTGACCACTTCTCTGCCGCGCCGCGCGCAGCATCGGGGTATCGACGAGACCGGGCGAGATGCAATTAACGCGGATCGGCGCGAATTCGGCAGCCAACACCTTGGTTAGCGCTTCGATCGCAGCGCTGGCCGCTGCCACTGGTCCCCGGCCGGCGCGCGGCCGGCGAGCGGCGGCACCGGAGATCAGCGTCAATGATCCCTCTTCGCTGATGCGGGCGAATTTCGCGATCAGGTACGGCCCCCAGAATTTGGAGGCGAAGGTCGCGTAAGCCGTTTCAATCGGCAATTCGCGAACTGGGCCGGCGCTGATCGCGGCTGCGGTAACGATGACGTGATCGAACGGCTCGTTCGCGGCAAAAAACGCGGCGATCTGATCGGCGTCGGTCATATCCAATGGTGTGCCCATCGCCGCATTGCCGATTAGCGCGATGGCAGCGGTCAGCCGGTCAGCATCGCGCCCGGCGATCGTCACCCGGCCGCCAAGCGACGCCGCGGCTTGCGCGACAGCGAGCCCGATCCCCGAGCTGCCCCCAACTACCAGCAATCGTTGCCCGGCAAGGCTGGAAAAGGTTGGTGATCGCTCCATCGCGCATTCTGCTCCTCGCCAATTGCGGCACGATAGCAGAGGCAATCGCACCTACGCCAAGCATCTGTGAACATGGTGATAATTATCAAATAGCGCGCGCTCGACGCTCTGTTTGTCTCGGCGGCCGCTACATCCCGTTCGCCGGATCGCCGGTCGGGTTCGCACGCGCCATCGCCACCACCTTTTTGAAGGTCGCCAGATCGAGCGCGCCGGGAATGAGATAGGGCCCGATCAGAAAGCCCGGCGTGCCGCGCAGATTCATCGCCGCCGCCTGCCGCCGCGTGCGATCGAGCAATGCGTCGATCTCCGCGCCGTGGGTCTTCAGATCCTGCTGCAAGCGCACCCAGTTCACGCCCGCCTTTTCGGCCGCCGCGCGAATGGTCTGATCGTCGAGCTTGCCCGATGTCTGCAACAGCGCGTCATGGAAAGCGATGTATTTGCCCTGATATTTGGAAGCGGTAGCGAGCCGGGCGGCAAGCGTCGAGGTTTCGCCAAGAACCGGCCAGTCGCGATAGACCACCCGGATTTTACCATCGCTCGCCAGCAGCGCGGCAAGCACAGACTGCGAACGGCGGCAAAATGGGCATTGATAATCGGAATATTCGACGATCGTGACGTCATAACTTTTCGGGGTAAGGCTTGGCACGGCGGGATCGTCGGTGATCGTCCGGCGCGCCGCAGCCACGCGCTCTGCCTGCGATGCCTGCATCGCGTCGGCCGTACCGACCGATAGTCCGATCACGCCGAATAGAAACGCGAACCGCCGCGTTGTCCTCAAGATGATTTCCCCTCAAGCTTGGCGATCTCCGTCATCAGCGCGGCACGCGAAATTTCGCCGATATGGCGTTCGCGAACCTTGCCCCGAGCATCGACGAAGATGGTGGCAGGCAACGCCGGAGACCGAATGGCGGCTCCGATGCTGGCGGCAGGATCGCGCAATACGGCGCCATGCGCAAGGTGGTGGTCGGCAAGGAAGCGCCGAATATCGCCCGCATCCTCTCCCTGATTGACGAGAAGGATGGGGACCGACGAGCGCGACGCGACATCAATCACCATCGGCATCTCGCGCCGGCATGGCGGGCACCAGCTCGCCCACAGGTTGATCACTAGGGGACGGCCACGCAGCTCATCCAGCCGCATCGGCTTTCCGTCCATCGTCTCCACCTGCAAACCGGATGGCAGCGGCCGCGGCGGGGTCGCAAGCAACGACTGGGCCCCGAGCCACGCCAGCGCGACAACAACCGGCACAGCGGCGAGCATGGCGGATTTGCGCCATGGCGCTGCCCGCCAGCCGAGCACCAGCGCGGCGGCGATCACGCCGGGCCAAAGCGTAAAGCCGCCCTGCCACAGCGCCAACGCGCTCCATGGCTCGGCCGCATAAGCGGCGCGATGGATGAGGACATAGACCAGCCGAGACACCACAATACCGAGCACCAACGCCCGCGAGATGCGCGCCGGGCGAAGCCGCAACGCGTCCGCGAGCAGCGTCGCCACGGTGACGAACACCATGATCGCGATCGTCGCGATCAAACGATCGACTGAAAGCGCCAGAAAACCCAGTTGAATGGTTTCGTCCATGTTCCTCGCGATCTTTGCGGTGCCGGGCGGCCTTAGCCTGCACTGTCGCGATAGGGTAACAGGCGATTTGGCATCCAATGGGAAAGCGCGTGAAACCGGCAATCAAGCGACGGGATTTGTTCAGCCTTTTGGCGCTGGTAGGGGTCGCCGGCGGTGCCAGTCTGTGGCTGCGGCAGACCGCGCCGATCGGGCGCGACGTCTCGCGCAACCATGCCGCGCAAACCGTGCTGCGCGACGAAGCATGGCCACAGGGCGGGCCGTCCGACGCCAATCTCACGGTGGTGGTTTTCACCGACTATCAATGCCCGGCCTGTCGTCGCGCCGAGCCTGCACTGCGCGAGGCGATGGAGCGGGACGGGCAGGTGCGGATCATCTATCGCGATTGGCCGATATTCGGTCCGCGATCGACGCTTGCCGCTCGTGCGGCGCTGGCGGCCAGCTATCAGGGGAAATATGAGCTATTCCACCGCGCCCTGATGGCGGAACCGTGGGTGCTGGACGATGCGACGGTTCGCACGGTGGCGGCAAGCGCCGGTGTCTCGGTGCCAAGGCTGGAGCGCGATCTCGCTACGCACCGGGACGAAATCACCGCCGCCCTCGCACGCACGCGCCGCGACGCGTTCTTGCTGGGGGTGTCGGGAACGCCGGGCTACCTGATCGGCGCGCTTCTGGTCGACGGCGCGCAGAGCGCATCGCGTTTCACAAGCGCCTTTCGTGAGGCGCGCCGATTGCAAATCACCGGCTGATCGCAATTGTCGGGGCCAGCCGCACGAATTTGCGCCCCCCTCAGTTCGGTTGGTCTCGCGGCGTATCGGCTGGCCGCTCCGGGGTTGAGGCAGGCTTCTCCTCCTCGGCCGGCGGCTCCATGACACGCTCCTTCACCGTCACCGGAGCGGTTGGCGCTTCCGACATCGGGCTGGAATTCTTCGGCGCCCTCCCCTTCAGCTCGTCGATCTCATTCTGGCGCCGCTGCAGATAGAAATCGCGCGAGCGGGCATATGGATCGGCCTGCCCATCGTGAAGCTGATGCAGCGTCTCATCGAATTCGGCGCGATGATCGAGCGTGCCCAATACGGCGAACGGCACCGAGAATTCAGGCTTGGTAATCCGCTTGCCATACACGAACGGGAACAGAAGCCGATCGAGCGCGCCACCGATCAAGTCGCGCGGCGTCGTCGGGCCAACGATCGGCAGGAACAGGAACGGGCCTGATTTGATGCCATAAAATCCGAAGGTATTGGCAAAACCATTGCTGCGCCGCCGCCATTTGAAAGGCTTGCGCTTCGCCATATCGAAAACGCCCGCCACCCCGACTGTGGTGTTGACCGCGAAGCGGCCGGCGGTCTCAAGCGCGCGCCCGATTTTGAGCTGGAGCACGAAATTCAGGAAAACGACTGGCTCGCGCAGATTGTAGAGGAAATTGTGCACGCCATCGCGGACCGGCTTCGGCACCGCATCCTTATAGGCCAGCGCAATCGGCCCGATCAGCGCCTTGTCGACCGCCTGCGTCGCCTCGAACGCCTTCAAATTGACGCCGAGCAGCGGATCGGGTGCCTCCCATTCGCCGCGGCCGGTGACGACGATATCGCGCGGATGGGTCTCGCCACCATGCACGGCAGCCTGCGCGGCGGCTGGAGACGGCTCCGCAGCGGGATCGCCGGCCGGTGCGACTGTTTCGGCATCGCTTGGTTCCGCGGCTGCCGGAGGCGCTAGCGCAAGCGGTTGCACGCCCATGGGAGCAGCGAGATCGACAGACGCGATCTGTCTCGAATCGCCCGATCTTCCGGGATCGACCGAACAATTCACATCATCCGCAAGGCCTTCGGGACAACGATTCTGCGCGAAGGCCGGGCTATTCGTAAACGCCAGAATGCCGGCCACCGCCAGAATCACGGGCCGGCGATTTCGGTATTTACGCATCCAGTCCCCCTGCCGCCCCGCGTTCGCCCGGCGGCGTGCCCGTAGCATATGCTTTAGTGAGGGTGCAGAAATTTAATTCCGCCGGCGCGGTTGCAGATGTCTTGGCTAGTCTGAAGCTGTCTTGCCATCACAAGATGCGCGTGACGAAAGCAGCAGTCGCGTCGAGCGAGGGCAGCCAACAGAATTTCGCGCCGCAACATGGCCGCTTCGTGCGGCAGCGTCTGCTTTTGGTGACCGAAGCGCGAATTTCATGCGCCTTCAGCACATCCCCGCCGCCTATGGCGGGGATGGTGACCCCTACGGGAGGGGGTGGAATTTATAAAAACAACACTAATACAATGCTTTATAGGCCGCGCCTGCGCGTTGTCAAAGCGCCAAATGGACCATTGAAATGGACCACTCGGAATCAGGCTCTACCGAGGTAGCATCGTATCCATTCGTTGAATTATTCGTGCCGATCGGCGCCCAATGCCGAGACCGATTCACAGAGGACTGGCCTCGCAAAAACTTGACAGCCCGTCGGTGCCGTCAGCCCTATCGGCACACTCCCATGAATTTACGAAGAGACCGATCCACCGGGTAAATTGGTTCGACCAAGCAACTATAAAAAAGGCGACGCCGAAGCGTCGCCCTTATCTGGTGCGTACTGACACTTGTTAACTGCCAGACCGCGATCTCTGAGCGGTTGTACTGAGCGACTAAGATGAATTGGTCAACACTGTTTTTTCAGTTCGAATTCATTTCGGAGACGATTTTAACTTGACCGAAACGGGCGATGCTGGATCACTTGAGGATCCATATAAGATGGGGGAAGAATGGTTCAAAAAAGCAACCGACCCTGGCGCCTTGGTGCCGATCTCGGCGCGAACTCGCTCGGCTGGGCGGCGATCGAACTGAGCGCGCCCGTCAACGGCAAACCCATCTCCATCCTCGCTGCCGGATCCCGCATCTTCAGTGATGGCCGCGATCCCAAGTCCGGCGCGTCGCTCGCAGCGGATCGCCGCGATGCGCGGGCGATGCGGCGACGGCGGGACCGGTTTCAGCAGCGGCGAAAAGCGCTGATCAAATATCTGATCGCCGACAACCTGTTCCCCGCCGACGAGGAGGCGCGAACAGCCATGGCCGCGATCGACCCCTATGCCGTGCGGGCGCGGGCGCTAGATGAACCCCTCTCGCTGCCAGAACTGGGGCGTGCGCTGTTCCACCTCAACCAGCGGCGCGGCTTCAAATCGAACCGCAAGGCCGACCGCAAGGCAGACGATGACGCTGGCAAGATCGCAGTCGGCATCGACCGGACACGCGACGCCATTCGGCAGGCCGAGGAGGAAGCGGGCGCGGAACCCGGCAGCTGGACTTATGGCAAATGGCTGTACGTACGGCGCGCCAGCGCCGCTGACGCCAACGCCATCCCTAGCGTACGAACCCGGCTGCGCCCCGAAAGCGGCGAGAATGCCAAGGGCGACGGCTATGATTTTTATCCCGGCCGCGCGCTGATGGAGGAAGAATTCGACGCTATTTGGGAAGCGCAGGCGCCGCATCATCCCGAAGTACTGACGAACGCGGTCCACGACAGGCTGCATGAGATCATCTTCTACCAGCGACCGTTGAAAGCCCCGCGGATAGGCATGTGCACGCTGATCGCGAATGACGAGCGCCTGCCCAAGGCGCATCCGCTGTTCCAGCGCCGCCGCCTGCTGGAGGAACTAAATGCACTCATGATCGTGCGGTCGGGCGAAATGGCGCAGCGGCTGACGCGGGAAGAGCGGGATATCCTGCTCCTGAAGTTGAAGGACAAGGGCAAGGTAAGTTTCGCCAGCCTGCGTAAGACCTTGAAACTCGATCCCGACGCCCGATTCAACAAGGAAAGCGAGAATCGCCCCGAGCTGAAAGGGGATGAAGTTGCCGCTGTAATGGGTGCGAAGACCCGCTTCGGCAATCGCTGGGTCCATCTGGCGATCGAGGAGCAATGGGATGTCATCGCGCGGCTGGAAACGGTCGAAAGCGATGCCGAGGACGCCGCCTTCCGCGCCTGGCTGGTCGACATCCATAATCTGACGCCGGAGCAGGCGCGTGCCGTCGCCAATGCGCCCTTACCGCAGGGCTATGGCCGTTTCGGCGAGGGCGCGACCCGCCGGCTGATCGAGGCGCTGCGCGGCGGCGAAAAGGACGGGCGCGTGCTCGTCTATAGCGAGGCGGTAATCGCGGCAGGTTTTGGCCATCATAGCGACCTACGCACCGGCGAAATTTTCGAGGACACGCAAGGGCGCCCGCAGCTTCCCTATTATGGCGTGGCGCTGGAGCGGCACATCATGCCGGGCACGGGCGATCCATCCCATCCGGAGGAAATGCGGGTCGGCCGCCTAACCAATCCGACCGTCCATATCGGGCTGAACCAGTTGCGCCGTATCGTCAATACGCTGATCCGCGCTTATGGTCCGCCCGCGGAGATCGCAATCGAACTGGCGCGGGAACTCAAGCTGACCGACGAAGACAAGAAGCGGATAAACAAGGAGA
Protein-coding sequences here:
- a CDS encoding SDR family oxidoreductase, whose product is MERSPTFSSLAGQRLLVVGGSSGIGLAVAQAAASLGGRVTIAGRDADRLTAAIALIGNAAMGTPLDMTDADQIAAFFAANEPFDHVIVTAAAISAGPVRELPIETAYATFASKFWGPYLIAKFARISEEGSLTLISGAAARRPRAGRGPVAAASAAIEALTKVLAAEFAPIRVNCISPGLVDTPMLRAARQRSGQPANPPMTRVGRPEEVAFQILACAVNTYLTGAIIDIDGGLTLA
- a CDS encoding DsbA family protein, whose protein sequence is MRTTRRFAFLFGVIGLSVGTADAMQASQAERVAAARRTITDDPAVPSLTPKSYDVTIVEYSDYQCPFCRRSQSVLAALLASDGKIRVVYRDWPVLGETSTLAARLATASKYQGKYIAFHDALLQTSGKLDDQTIRAAAEKAGVNWVRLQQDLKTHGAEIDALLDRTRRQAAAMNLRGTPGFLIGPYLIPGALDLATFKKVVAMARANPTGDPANGM
- a CDS encoding TlpA disulfide reductase family protein; this translates as MDETIQLGFLALSVDRLIATIAIMVFVTVATLLADALRLRPARISRALVLGIVVSRLVYVLIHRAAYAAEPWSALALWQGGFTLWPGVIAAALVLGWRAAPWRKSAMLAAVPVVVALAWLGAQSLLATPPRPLPSGLQVETMDGKPMRLDELRGRPLVINLWASWCPPCRREMPMVIDVASRSSVPILLVNQGEDAGDIRRFLADHHLAHGAVLRDPAASIGAAIRSPALPATIFVDARGKVRERHIGEISRAALMTEIAKLEGKSS
- a CDS encoding DsbA family protein, whose protein sequence is MKPAIKRRDLFSLLALVGVAGGASLWLRQTAPIGRDVSRNHAAQTVLRDEAWPQGGPSDANLTVVVFTDYQCPACRRAEPALREAMERDGQVRIIYRDWPIFGPRSTLAARAALAASYQGKYELFHRALMAEPWVLDDATVRTVAASAGVSVPRLERDLATHRDEITAALARTRRDAFLLGVSGTPGYLIGALLVDGAQSASRFTSAFREARRLQITG
- a CDS encoding VacJ family lipoprotein — its product is MRKYRNRRPVILAVAGILAFTNSPAFAQNRCPEGLADDVNCSVDPGRSGDSRQIASVDLAAPMGVQPLALAPPAAAEPSDAETVAPAGDPAAEPSPAAAQAAVHGGETHPRDIVVTGRGEWEAPDPLLGVNLKAFEATQAVDKALIGPIALAYKDAVPKPVRDGVHNFLYNLREPVVFLNFVLQLKIGRALETAGRFAVNTTVGVAGVFDMAKRKPFKWRRRSNGFANTFGFYGIKSGPFLFLPIVGPTTPRDLIGGALDRLLFPFVYGKRITKPEFSVPFAVLGTLDHRAEFDETLHQLHDGQADPYARSRDFYLQRRQNEIDELKGRAPKNSSPMSEAPTAPVTVKERVMEPPAEEEKPASTPERPADTPRDQPN
- the cas9 gene encoding type II CRISPR RNA-guided endonuclease Cas9 (Cas9, originally named Csn1, is the large, multifunctional signature protein of type II CRISPR/Cas systems. It is well known even to general audiences because its RNA-guided endonuclease activity has made it a popular tool for custom editing of eukaryotic genomes.), which produces MVQKSNRPWRLGADLGANSLGWAAIELSAPVNGKPISILAAGSRIFSDGRDPKSGASLAADRRDARAMRRRRDRFQQRRKALIKYLIADNLFPADEEARTAMAAIDPYAVRARALDEPLSLPELGRALFHLNQRRGFKSNRKADRKADDDAGKIAVGIDRTRDAIRQAEEEAGAEPGSWTYGKWLYVRRASAADANAIPSVRTRLRPESGENAKGDGYDFYPGRALMEEEFDAIWEAQAPHHPEVLTNAVHDRLHEIIFYQRPLKAPRIGMCTLIANDERLPKAHPLFQRRRLLEELNALMIVRSGEMAQRLTREERDILLLKLKDKGKVSFASLRKTLKLDPDARFNKESENRPELKGDEVAAVMGAKTRFGNRWVHLAIEEQWDVIARLETVESDAEDAAFRAWLVDIHNLTPEQARAVANAPLPQGYGRFGEGATRRLIEALRGGEKDGRVLVYSEAVIAAGFGHHSDLRTGEIFEDTQGRPQLPYYGVALERHIMPGTGDPSHPEEMRVGRLTNPTVHIGLNQLRRIVNTLIRAYGPPAEIAIELARELKLTDEDKKRINKENNENRLAAEKRSEKLLGIGKPDTGANRALLKLWEELNPDNVLDRRCIYTGQQISIDMLFSAAVEVDHILPFTATLDDSNGNKILCLREANREKGKQSPYEAWGHSARWEEIAARAAQLPRNKRWRFEPDAMDKFRDESGFLARHLVDTQYLARLSREYLAALYPDKGEGTGKIWVSPGRMTEMVRRKVGLNDLLPDHNFGGGADQAKNRLDHRHHAIDAVVVAIVDRSMLNSISRASGQEGMDGRERIEIPPPWENFRNDLRTAVNAITVSHRADHGTTSKAGLPKGRDATAGRLHNDTAYGFTGETDTKGNSIVVRRVLLSSFKKLADLERIRDLELKAALHRHLDGLEGKAFEKAAADFPNMQWHPFRGVRRVRVIEPLSVIPIKDRNGHIYKGYKGDSNYRYDVWELSNGKWVNEVVSMFEAHRPGWQSAIRIANPTARKILSLHRDDMLAVERDGAERELVRVVKFSEKQFAVAPPHEGGALKVRDADKGDPFKYSYPSPNTLKAWRARQVRIDEIGRVLDPGFPARTARRKTRKLP